In Collimonas arenae, a single genomic region encodes these proteins:
- a CDS encoding SDR family NAD(P)-dependent oxidoreductase, with protein sequence MPKPVHQPHAVALVTDAANAVGRAIALALARAGWQLALHYQEDQPPAPLTALVQECQALGAQAVAVGCRLNQESQISTLLPRVAAALGEVRCIVNNDSHVEQDSPAAFSSAGLARHMQGNLAAPLQLAQELYAAMLKTPGAQAVVINLLDQKLFNPQPDFLSYTLSKAALHSATTLLAQAFAPQVRVVGIAPALAVTDAGGQTLALQAANPATLEDIAATVCFVAASSAITGSTLLVDGGQHLQTHPRDKAAASGQPFQPH encoded by the coding sequence ATGCCAAAGCCAGTCCATCAGCCTCACGCCGTAGCCCTTGTCACTGACGCCGCCAATGCGGTCGGCCGTGCCATTGCTCTGGCGCTGGCGCGTGCGGGATGGCAACTGGCGCTTCATTACCAGGAAGACCAGCCGCCGGCACCGCTCACGGCCCTTGTGCAGGAATGCCAGGCATTAGGCGCGCAAGCTGTCGCCGTCGGCTGTCGTTTGAACCAGGAAAGCCAGATCAGCACGCTGCTGCCGCGTGTTGCGGCGGCGCTGGGCGAGGTTCGTTGCATTGTCAACAACGACAGCCATGTCGAACAAGATAGTCCTGCCGCGTTTTCCTCCGCCGGACTGGCCCGGCACATGCAAGGCAACCTGGCCGCACCGCTCCAACTGGCGCAGGAACTGTATGCGGCGATGCTAAAGACGCCTGGCGCGCAGGCAGTCGTAATCAACCTGCTGGACCAGAAGCTGTTCAATCCGCAGCCGGATTTTTTATCCTATACTTTGTCCAAAGCCGCGCTACACAGCGCCACCACCTTGCTGGCGCAGGCCTTCGCGCCGCAGGTACGGGTAGTCGGCATCGCCCCGGCGCTGGCCGTGACCGACGCCGGTGGCCAAACATTGGCGCTGCAAGCCGCCAATCCCGCCACATTGGAAGATATCGCAGCGACAGTCTGTTTTGTCGCTGCCTCCTCCGCCATTACCGGCAGTACGCTGCTGGTCGATGGCGGCCAACATTTGCAAACTCATCCACGGGACAAGGCCGCCGCATCAGGCCAACCGTTCCAACCTCACTGA
- a CDS encoding class I SAM-dependent methyltransferase: MQLQLPEASVEAQRASRLLHNLIATEIRLQQGWISFARYMELLLYAPDLGYYSGGAAKLGKDGDFTTAPEITPLFGAALAHLATELFTSSPSLQPQILEFGAGSGQLAFDILSELAAGSDEKSALQGYYIVELSAELRARQQLKLREFPQVQWLDRLPEAFSGVVLGNEVLDAMPVELVVLGEQGQGWQQRGVGLSGNDQFIYIDRPADPALIAQIPEADTLTPGHLTEVHPVAIGFMHSLGAMLKAGRGGVAIFFDYGFPAAEYYLQQRDQGTLMCHYRHHAHPDPFYMPGLQDVTAHVDFTAMAVAALDSGLELLGYSSQAAFLLEAGIGQLLLRTSPENALQYLPQANAMQKLVSPAEMGELFKVLVVGMAAELPERFSRHDRSHRL; the protein is encoded by the coding sequence ATGCAACTGCAATTACCCGAAGCTTCGGTCGAAGCACAGCGCGCATCGCGCCTGTTACACAACCTGATCGCCACTGAAATCCGCCTGCAACAGGGCTGGATTTCGTTCGCACGTTATATGGAACTGTTGCTGTACGCGCCGGATCTCGGTTATTACAGCGGCGGCGCAGCAAAATTGGGCAAAGACGGTGATTTTACAACCGCGCCCGAAATTACGCCGCTTTTTGGCGCAGCTTTGGCGCATTTGGCAACAGAATTGTTCACTTCGTCGCCATCGCTGCAGCCACAGATACTCGAATTTGGCGCCGGCAGCGGCCAACTGGCTTTCGATATCTTGAGTGAGCTGGCGGCCGGTTCCGATGAAAAAAGCGCGTTGCAGGGCTATTACATTGTCGAATTGTCAGCAGAACTGCGCGCACGCCAGCAACTGAAATTGCGTGAATTTCCGCAAGTGCAGTGGCTGGACCGCTTACCCGAAGCGTTTTCCGGCGTGGTGCTCGGCAACGAGGTGCTGGACGCCATGCCGGTGGAACTGGTGGTGCTGGGCGAGCAAGGGCAGGGCTGGCAGCAGCGTGGTGTCGGCCTGTCGGGTAATGATCAATTTATCTATATCGACCGGCCTGCCGATCCAGCGCTGATTGCCCAGATTCCTGAGGCCGATACGCTGACGCCGGGCCATCTGACGGAAGTACACCCGGTCGCCATCGGCTTCATGCACTCGTTGGGAGCGATGCTGAAAGCCGGGCGAGGCGGCGTCGCCATCTTCTTCGATTACGGCTTCCCGGCAGCGGAATATTATCTGCAGCAGCGTGACCAGGGCACCTTGATGTGCCATTACCGCCATCATGCGCATCCAGATCCTTTCTATATGCCGGGTTTGCAGGATGTGACCGCGCACGTGGATTTCACGGCGATGGCAGTGGCCGCCCTGGATTCGGGGCTGGAACTGCTGGGTTACAGCAGCCAGGCGGCATTTCTGCTGGAAGCCGGAATTGGCCAATTGTTATTACGCACATCGCCGGAAAACGCCTTGCAATACCTGCCGCAAGCCAATGCCATGCAAAAATTGGTGTCGCCGGCCGAGATGGGCGAGCTGTTCAAGGTGCTGGTAGTGGGCATGGCGGCGGAATTACCCGAGCGCTTCAGCCGCCATGACCGTAGCCATCGCCTGTAA
- a CDS encoding DUF2905 domain-containing protein: protein MIRWMLVIFVAVIVFSSTLPWLEKLGLGRLPGDVRFTLFGRKFSLPFASTVLLSVVIFLLVRIL, encoded by the coding sequence ATGATCCGCTGGATGCTGGTGATCTTCGTCGCCGTAATCGTGTTTTCCAGCACCTTGCCCTGGCTGGAAAAACTCGGCCTCGGGCGCCTGCCCGGCGATGTGCGCTTCACCTTGTTCGGCAGGAAATTTTCGCTGCCGTTCGCTTCGACCGTCTTGTTGTCGGTGGTGATTTTCCTGCTGGTGCGGATACTTTAA
- a CDS encoding ArsC/Spx/MgsR family protein: MITIYHNQRCSKSREALAIAEQFSNTRKLKLEVIDYQKTPLTLAQLQALHRTLGGPVSAMLRDNEPEYAALDLAQADDAALLEALAAHPKLLQRPIVVYQKHAVIARPPELVNPLFGI; encoded by the coding sequence ATGATCACGATTTATCACAACCAGCGCTGCTCGAAATCGCGCGAGGCGTTGGCGATTGCCGAGCAATTCAGCAACACGCGCAAGCTCAAACTGGAAGTAATCGATTACCAGAAGACGCCGCTGACGCTGGCCCAATTGCAGGCTTTGCATCGAACCTTGGGAGGTCCCGTTAGCGCCATGCTGCGCGACAATGAACCTGAATATGCAGCGCTCGATCTCGCGCAAGCCGATGACGCAGCGTTGCTGGAAGCGCTGGCAGCGCATCCGAAACTGCTGCAGCGGCCGATTGTGGTTTACCAAAAGCACGCAGTGATTGCCCGGCCGCCGGAGTTGGTCAATCCATTGTTTGGCATTTGA
- the kefC gene encoding glutathione-regulated potassium-efflux system protein KefC — protein sequence MENNLLFNGLIYLAAAVVAVPIAKRLGLGAVLGYLLAGMTIGPWGLRLIDNVEDILHFSEFGVVLLLFMIGLELDPKRLWSLRRSIFGWGTAQVSMVSLALFGAAVAVGVDWKTALIAALGMSLSSTAIALATINERKLTTTPAGRAGFAILLFQDIAAIPMIAIVPVLGVAVAHGSGEGWIGGLKVVAVIATLIVGGRYLIRPLLRLIARTELREIFTAFALLLVIAIGLLMESVGMSMALGSFLAGVLLADSEYRHALETDLEPFKGLLLGLFFIAVGMSVDFGLLLTKPWLILGLVAGFLVIKLTVLYLLSKVFQIARAQQFLFAALLSQGGEFAFVVFGAAATARVFSEETSSILVVVVALSMVTTPLLLVLYDKVIAPYFLKAQKRPDDDIDDNENPVIIAGFGRFGQIIGRLLHANKIGLTVLDHDPDQIELLRRFGFKVFYGDATRIDLMHAAGIANARLLVVALDDIEGSLKLVEAVRHEFPDLQIIARARNVTHYFDLMDLGVTVIERETFESALLLGREALRQLGFGAYRARQAAMKFRAHNLQTLHDMYPHQKDQQQIVSIAKQAREELEEMFAHDRILREDMPASGWDDEVLPLDQPTKEAQ from the coding sequence ATGGAAAATAATCTTTTATTCAACGGCTTGATTTACCTGGCGGCAGCAGTCGTAGCGGTGCCGATCGCCAAACGTCTGGGGCTGGGAGCTGTGCTCGGCTATCTGCTGGCAGGCATGACGATCGGGCCGTGGGGCCTGCGCCTGATCGATAACGTCGAAGACATCCTCCATTTCTCCGAATTCGGCGTCGTGTTGCTATTGTTTATGATCGGTCTGGAGCTGGACCCCAAGCGCTTGTGGTCGCTGCGGCGCTCGATTTTCGGTTGGGGCACGGCACAGGTGTCCATGGTGTCGCTAGCGCTGTTTGGCGCAGCTGTCGCCGTCGGCGTCGATTGGAAAACTGCTCTGATCGCAGCGCTCGGCATGTCGCTGTCCTCCACCGCGATCGCCCTCGCCACCATCAATGAGCGCAAATTAACGACGACGCCTGCAGGCCGCGCCGGATTTGCGATCCTGCTGTTCCAGGACATCGCCGCGATCCCGATGATCGCCATCGTGCCGGTATTGGGCGTGGCGGTCGCGCATGGAAGCGGCGAAGGCTGGATCGGCGGTCTCAAGGTGGTGGCGGTGATCGCCACGCTGATCGTCGGCGGCCGCTACCTGATTCGCCCTCTCCTGCGGCTGATTGCGCGCACCGAACTGCGCGAAATCTTCACCGCCTTTGCGCTATTGCTGGTGATCGCTATCGGTCTGCTGATGGAATCGGTCGGCATGTCGATGGCTTTAGGCAGCTTCCTGGCTGGCGTGCTGCTGGCCGATTCGGAATACCGACACGCGCTGGAAACCGATCTGGAGCCGTTCAAAGGCTTGCTGTTGGGACTGTTCTTTATTGCCGTCGGCATGTCGGTCGACTTCGGCTTGCTGCTGACCAAGCCATGGCTGATCCTGGGGCTGGTGGCCGGCTTCCTAGTTATCAAGCTGACTGTGCTATACCTGCTCAGCAAGGTCTTCCAGATCGCCCGCGCCCAGCAATTCCTGTTTGCGGCGTTGCTGTCGCAAGGCGGGGAATTTGCTTTTGTGGTGTTCGGCGCGGCCGCCACCGCACGTGTGTTTTCGGAAGAAACCTCGTCAATCCTGGTAGTGGTAGTGGCCTTGTCAATGGTGACCACGCCTTTGCTGCTAGTGTTGTACGACAAAGTCATCGCGCCTTACTTCCTGAAAGCGCAAAAACGTCCCGATGACGACATCGACGACAACGAAAACCCGGTGATCATTGCAGGCTTCGGCCGCTTCGGCCAAATCATCGGCCGTCTGCTGCATGCCAACAAGATCGGCCTGACCGTGCTGGATCACGACCCCGACCAGATCGAACTGCTGCGCCGTTTCGGCTTCAAGGTGTTCTACGGTGACGCCACCCGCATCGATCTGATGCATGCGGCCGGCATCGCCAACGCGCGCTTGCTGGTGGTGGCGCTGGACGATATCGAAGGCAGCCTGAAACTGGTGGAGGCGGTGCGCCACGAATTTCCCGACTTGCAAATCATCGCTCGGGCACGCAACGTCACACATTACTTTGACTTGATGGACCTGGGCGTCACCGTGATCGAACGGGAAACCTTCGAATCGGCGCTGCTGCTGGGCCGCGAAGCCTTGCGCCAGCTTGGTTTCGGCGCCTATCGCGCGCGCCAGGCAGCCATGAAATTCCGTGCGCATAATTTGCAAACCCTGCACGACATGTATCCGCATCAAAAAGACCAGCAGCAAATCGTCTCCATCGCCAAGCAGGCGCGCGAAGAACTCGAAGAAATGTTTGCGCATGACCGCATCTTGCGCGAGGATATGCCCGCCAGCGGCTGGGACGACGAGGTATTGCCGCTGGATCAACCTACAAAGGAAGCACAATGA
- a CDS encoding NAD(P)H-dependent oxidoreductase, with protein sequence MTKPPQTLILYAHPTPHHSRANRRMAEAAAKVPNVKVHDLYELYPDFHIPVRREQALLQEADLVVFQHPIQWYSMPALLKQWVDSVFTPGWAYGPGGDALHGKDFWLVATLGGSERSYQAEGHNLMPFSAFLPAFQQTAQLCGMNWLPPHLLFGAHQVNQQTLAAYIETYRKRLANYPNWPELLAANSTTSLTGN encoded by the coding sequence ATGACCAAACCGCCGCAAACCCTGATCCTGTACGCACATCCGACGCCGCACCACTCGCGCGCCAACCGGCGCATGGCCGAAGCCGCCGCCAAAGTGCCGAATGTCAAAGTACATGATCTCTATGAGCTATACCCCGACTTCCATATCCCTGTACGGCGCGAGCAAGCCCTGTTGCAAGAAGCGGACCTGGTCGTGTTCCAGCACCCGATCCAGTGGTACAGCATGCCGGCGCTGCTGAAACAATGGGTCGATTCGGTCTTCACGCCCGGCTGGGCCTACGGCCCTGGCGGCGACGCCTTGCACGGCAAGGATTTCTGGCTGGTCGCCACGCTAGGCGGCTCAGAGCGCTCGTATCAAGCCGAAGGACATAACCTGATGCCCTTCTCCGCTTTCCTCCCTGCGTTCCAGCAAACCGCGCAGCTGTGCGGCATGAACTGGCTGCCGCCACATTTGTTGTTTGGCGCACACCAAGTCAACCAGCAGACCCTGGCGGCGTATATCGAAACCTACCGCAAGCGTCTGGCGAACTATCCGAACTGGCCTGAGTTGCTGGCTGCAAATTCAACCACATCACTCACCGGCAACTGA
- a CDS encoding gamma-glutamyl-gamma-aminobutyrate hydrolase family protein → MSDNKPSDPTSDPAQSVPEGAIETKQIISAESGPAAPVPDAVKEAAQERPQAAAAQPQPAAAGGFKAADDSAPWPQTWKLIAARFRALSDKAGRRMMQRTLKIGISARIFHPEEGAKGLRGRTLQYLEESIAQWVMSRNVLVFMIPTVNTNGLVHPSSIRLRDYAKHLDGLVLQGGADVSPQSYAQAATRPEWGGDRVRDMYELELLHEFIEAGKPVLGICRGCQLINVAFGGTLYQDIATDVPTSIKHVNDEYDRLHHAIQFPPGSSLATLFNAHGGEQSEWVVNSIHHQAVRDLGRDLTVEAISGSDNIVEAIRYRKASFVMGLQWHPEFHRAGGPQLLDCTPILDGFLRAARETRF, encoded by the coding sequence ATGTCTGACAATAAACCGAGTGATCCGACCAGCGATCCTGCCCAATCCGTTCCCGAGGGAGCGATCGAAACCAAACAAATCATTTCCGCTGAATCCGGCCCGGCCGCGCCGGTTCCGGACGCTGTCAAGGAAGCCGCGCAAGAGCGACCGCAAGCGGCGGCAGCTCAGCCGCAACCTGCCGCAGCAGGCGGATTCAAGGCAGCCGATGATTCCGCCCCCTGGCCGCAAACCTGGAAGCTGATTGCGGCGCGGTTCCGTGCGCTGTCCGACAAAGCCGGCCGGCGCATGATGCAGCGGACCTTGAAGATCGGCATTTCCGCGCGGATCTTCCATCCGGAAGAAGGCGCCAAAGGCTTGCGTGGCCGTACCTTGCAATATCTGGAGGAATCGATCGCACAGTGGGTAATGTCGCGCAATGTGTTGGTGTTTATGATTCCTACGGTCAACACAAACGGTCTGGTCCATCCCAGCTCGATTCGCCTGCGCGATTACGCCAAGCATCTGGATGGCCTGGTGTTGCAGGGCGGTGCCGACGTATCGCCGCAAAGCTATGCCCAAGCCGCAACCCGGCCGGAGTGGGGCGGCGATCGGGTACGCGATATGTACGAGCTGGAGCTGCTGCATGAATTCATTGAAGCCGGCAAGCCGGTGCTGGGGATTTGCCGCGGTTGCCAGTTAATCAACGTGGCGTTTGGCGGCACCTTGTACCAGGACATCGCAACCGATGTGCCGACATCGATCAAGCACGTGAACGATGAGTACGATCGCTTGCACCATGCGATCCAGTTCCCGCCAGGTTCCTCTTTGGCAACTTTATTCAATGCCCATGGCGGCGAGCAAAGCGAGTGGGTGGTGAATTCCATCCACCACCAGGCTGTACGTGACCTGGGACGGGACCTGACAGTGGAAGCCATCTCCGGCAGCGACAATATCGTGGAGGCAATTCGTTATCGCAAGGCATCTTTTGTCATGGGTTTGCAATGGCACCCGGAATTCCACCGTGCCGGCGGTCCGCAGTTGCTGGATTGCACGCCAATCCTCGATGGATTTTTAAGAGCTGCACGCGAGACGCGTTTCTGA
- the tuf gene encoding elongation factor Tu: MAKGKFERTKPHVNVGTIGHVDHGKTTLTAAIATVLSKKFGGEAKAYDQIDAAPEEKARGITINTAHVEYETANRHYAHVDCPGHADYVKNMITGAAQMDGAILVCSAADGPMPQTREHILLSRQVGVPYIIVFLNKADMVDDEELLELVEMEVRELLTKYDFPGDDLPIIKGSAKLALEGDTGPLGEQAIMALAEALDTYIPTPERAVDGHFLLPVEDVFSISGRGTVVTGRIERGIVKVGEALQIVGIRDTQDTTCTGVEMFRKLLDQGQAGDNVGVLLRGTKREDVERGQVLAKPNSIKPHKHFTGEIYVLSKDEGGRHTPFFNNYRPQFYFRTTDVTGSIELPKDKEMVMPGDNVSITVMLINPIAMEEGLRFAIREGGRTVGAGVVAKILPDA; encoded by the coding sequence ATGGCAAAAGGCAAGTTTGAGCGGACCAAGCCGCACGTCAACGTCGGCACTATCGGCCACGTCGACCACGGCAAGACCACGCTGACAGCAGCGATCGCGACAGTATTGTCGAAGAAATTTGGCGGCGAAGCCAAAGCGTACGATCAGATTGACGCAGCGCCAGAAGAAAAAGCGCGCGGCATCACGATCAACACTGCACACGTTGAATACGAAACTGCCAACCGCCACTACGCGCACGTTGACTGCCCAGGCCATGCTGACTATGTGAAAAACATGATCACCGGTGCGGCACAGATGGACGGTGCGATCCTGGTATGTTCGGCAGCTGACGGCCCAATGCCACAGACTCGTGAGCACATCCTGTTGTCGCGTCAGGTTGGCGTGCCATACATCATCGTGTTCCTGAACAAAGCGGACATGGTCGACGACGAAGAGTTGCTCGAGCTGGTTGAAATGGAAGTGCGCGAACTGCTGACCAAGTATGATTTCCCAGGCGACGACCTGCCAATCATCAAGGGTTCGGCGAAGCTGGCTCTGGAAGGCGACACTGGCCCATTGGGCGAGCAAGCGATCATGGCTCTGGCTGAAGCGCTGGATACCTACATCCCGACACCGGAACGTGCTGTTGACGGTCACTTCCTGTTGCCAGTGGAAGACGTATTCTCGATCTCGGGTCGCGGTACTGTTGTAACCGGCCGTATCGAGCGCGGTATCGTCAAGGTTGGCGAAGCACTGCAAATCGTTGGTATCCGTGATACACAAGATACAACATGTACTGGCGTTGAAATGTTCCGCAAGCTGCTGGACCAAGGTCAGGCAGGCGACAACGTAGGTGTGTTGTTGCGCGGCACCAAGCGTGAAGACGTGGAGCGGGGCCAGGTATTGGCCAAGCCGAACTCGATCAAGCCACACAAGCATTTCACTGGCGAGATCTATGTTCTGTCGAAAGACGAAGGCGGCCGTCACACACCATTCTTCAACAACTATCGTCCACAGTTCTACTTCCGTACAACGGACGTGACTGGTTCGATCGAGTTGCCGAAGGATAAAGAAATGGTGATGCCAGGCGATAACGTGTCGATCACAGTAATGCTGATCAACCCGATCGCGATGGAAGAAGGTCTGCGTTTCGCGATCCGCGAAGGTGGTCGTACTGTTGGTGCAGGCGTTGTTGCTAAGATCCTGCCTGACGCGTAA